The Streptomyces sp. SS1-1 genome has a segment encoding these proteins:
- a CDS encoding ABC transporter substrate-binding protein, whose product MSGYLTSRRSRRGAPARRLRATALGAALAALLVPSLSACGDGSSTAAGGAALKWTSSYFPAHWDPVVGGSGAQFRELALVYASLTRTDENGKAVPDLAESWEYNDKGDQVTFHVRPGLKFSDGTPVDAKAVKAAIERAKKQKNSALFGDLTSIRSVDAKGLDAVVHLTQVDYQIPQLLGSRVLQIASPKAAASPAKLDQNPVGAGPFTVTQLIPGTKAVLKKNPDYWDAKNIHIDTVELTSAPDASTVVSGLRTGVYNFADIEPSQAAAAKKAGLDVFVQPGFNAANLSLNVNKAPFDDDKVVDAVRHAVNREEFVDKLTFGYGEATDQPFPKGYVAYDPTSENAYPYDPEKSKKLLAEAGYKAHDLKLKLVIPAEDPQAEIVQSQLAKVGIDVTIKIDKNWATPFFAKELTFSLYGTTGRDSAAQTLTAHFGPNGPLNLSTPYEPDGFEAAIAKVRQTPLDSPDYTETLRAATRAGLKSKALVFTYSQPNLIAKSKSISSLPKIPAHLTWTGVTISGN is encoded by the coding sequence ATGTCCGGATACCTCACGTCCCGCCGCTCCCGAAGGGGCGCCCCCGCCCGCCGGCTGCGCGCCACGGCCCTCGGCGCCGCCCTCGCCGCCCTGCTCGTCCCCTCCCTCAGCGCGTGCGGCGACGGCTCGTCCACCGCCGCGGGCGGCGCGGCGCTCAAGTGGACGTCCTCCTACTTCCCGGCACACTGGGACCCGGTCGTCGGCGGCAGCGGCGCCCAGTTCCGTGAACTCGCCCTCGTCTACGCCTCGTTGACGCGCACGGACGAGAACGGCAAGGCGGTGCCCGATCTCGCCGAGAGCTGGGAGTACAACGACAAGGGCGACCAGGTCACCTTCCATGTGCGGCCCGGCCTGAAGTTCAGCGACGGCACCCCCGTGGACGCGAAGGCCGTCAAGGCCGCCATCGAGCGCGCCAAGAAGCAGAAGAACTCCGCCTTGTTCGGCGACCTGACCTCGATCAGGTCCGTCGACGCCAAGGGCCTCGACGCCGTCGTCCACCTCACCCAGGTCGACTACCAGATCCCGCAGCTCCTCGGCTCGCGCGTCCTGCAGATCGCCAGCCCCAAGGCGGCCGCGTCACCCGCCAAGCTCGACCAGAACCCCGTCGGCGCGGGGCCGTTCACCGTCACCCAACTGATACCCGGCACCAAGGCCGTACTGAAGAAGAACCCCGACTACTGGGACGCGAAGAACATCCACATCGACACCGTGGAACTCACCTCGGCACCCGACGCCTCCACCGTCGTCTCCGGACTCCGCACCGGCGTCTACAACTTCGCCGACATCGAACCCAGCCAGGCGGCCGCCGCGAAGAAGGCCGGACTCGACGTCTTCGTGCAGCCCGGCTTCAACGCCGCCAACCTCAGCCTGAACGTCAACAAGGCGCCGTTCGACGACGACAAGGTCGTCGACGCCGTCCGTCACGCCGTGAACCGCGAGGAGTTCGTCGACAAGCTCACCTTCGGTTACGGCGAGGCGACCGACCAGCCCTTCCCCAAGGGCTACGTGGCCTACGACCCCACGTCGGAGAACGCCTACCCCTACGACCCGGAGAAGTCGAAGAAGCTCCTGGCGGAGGCCGGCTACAAGGCGCACGACCTCAAGCTGAAGCTGGTCATCCCGGCCGAGGACCCGCAGGCCGAAATCGTCCAGTCGCAGCTCGCCAAGGTCGGCATCGACGTCACCATCAAGATCGACAAGAACTGGGCCACCCCGTTCTTCGCCAAGGAACTCACCTTCTCCCTGTACGGCACCACCGGACGCGACTCCGCCGCGCAGACACTCACCGCCCACTTCGGCCCCAACGGCCCGCTCAACCTCAGCACCCCCTACGAGCCGGACGGCTTCGAGGCCGCCATCGCCAAGGTGCGCCAGACCCCGCTGGACTCCCCGGACTACACCGAGACCCTGCGCGCGGCGACCCGCGCCGGACTGAAGAGCAAGGCGCTCGTCTTCACCTACTCCCAGCCCAACCTCATCGCCAAGAGCAAGTCGATCTCCAGCCTGCCGAAAATTCCCGCGCACCTCACCTGGACCGGCGTCACCATCTCCGGCAACTGA
- a CDS encoding ABC transporter permease, translated as MTTLTPQAVPPARRRGVAVARTRHTLVRVLATLARSVMIFVPVFVVATFVTFALRSLSGLSPARIQLGEEATPEAIARVEAEWGLDRPFLVQYADWFGGVLHGRLGTSWTNGADISTLIGLGLGVSLSVATLALVIGVLVGFLLGTVAALRRTTWIDRTITGFVTLISVMPAFVVGIVLVAVFAVGLGLFPAAGYVPAEAGIGPWLAHITLPAVALSFDVIADVARQLRGSLVAAYRENYVTGAVVRGLSPRRIFFGHVLRNGLGPALATLGLKFPALVGASVVTEWIFGLQGFGRFANDSAQAGDVPAVQGVLVVSIVLVVVFNLIVNLVLARVTPASQRGV; from the coding sequence ATGACGACACTCACGCCGCAGGCGGTCCCGCCTGCCCGCCGTCGAGGGGTCGCCGTGGCCAGGACCCGGCACACGCTGGTCCGTGTCCTGGCCACCCTCGCCCGGTCGGTCATGATCTTCGTACCGGTGTTCGTGGTCGCGACGTTCGTGACGTTCGCGCTGCGCTCACTGAGCGGGCTCAGCCCGGCGCGGATCCAGCTGGGCGAGGAGGCGACTCCCGAGGCCATCGCACGGGTCGAGGCCGAATGGGGCCTGGACCGGCCCTTCCTCGTGCAGTACGCCGACTGGTTCGGCGGCGTGCTGCACGGGCGACTCGGCACGAGCTGGACCAACGGCGCCGACATCTCCACCCTGATCGGTCTCGGCCTCGGAGTCAGCCTCTCCGTCGCCACGCTCGCCCTCGTCATCGGCGTCCTCGTCGGCTTCCTGCTGGGCACGGTCGCCGCACTGCGGCGCACCACCTGGATCGACCGGACCATCACCGGCTTCGTCACGCTCATCTCCGTGATGCCCGCGTTCGTCGTCGGGATCGTGCTGGTGGCCGTCTTCGCCGTGGGGCTCGGCCTCTTCCCCGCCGCCGGATACGTCCCCGCGGAGGCCGGCATCGGCCCCTGGCTCGCCCACATCACCCTCCCGGCCGTCGCGTTGAGCTTCGACGTCATCGCCGACGTGGCCCGGCAACTGCGGGGCAGCCTCGTCGCCGCCTACCGCGAGAACTACGTGACCGGGGCGGTCGTACGCGGCCTCAGCCCCCGGCGGATCTTCTTCGGGCACGTGCTGCGCAACGGGCTCGGACCGGCACTCGCCACGCTCGGCCTGAAGTTCCCCGCGCTCGTCGGCGCCTCCGTCGTCACCGAGTGGATCTTCGGCCTCCAGGGCTTCGGCCGGTTCGCCAACGACTCCGCACAGGCCGGCGACGTGCCCGCGGTGCAGGGCGTCCTCGTCGTGTCGATCGTCCTGGTCGTCGTCTTCAACCTGATCGTCAACCTGGTGCTGGCCCGTGTGACGCCGGCATCCCAGCGGGGGGTGTGA
- a CDS encoding ABC transporter permease translates to MVRRVLSLTSGRIAVAVLAVIALLAVLGPWLAPQDPLATSDNTLAAASGSHWLGTDHLGRDVLSRLLDGSRISVLGSLEVAGVALAVGAVPGILSVYLGRVFEWFTLRLTDTLVALPFLLFAVAVIALLGNGITQAMLVTGTLVSPLFYRVARAATLTVARSPYVEAALISGASLGWIVRRHVWAKVLPPIAVALAQTIGVGFVIVSSLTFLGIGVQPPEPTWGGLLASDLGYLDYRPWGPLAPAVLIMATVWACNLLADAIRDVSGEAGRALLNGRRARANRLGTPDTAPTGGAR, encoded by the coding sequence ATGGTGCGCCGCGTGCTCTCCCTCACCTCGGGCCGGATCGCCGTCGCCGTCCTCGCCGTGATCGCGCTCCTCGCGGTCCTCGGCCCCTGGCTGGCCCCCCAGGACCCGCTCGCCACCAGCGACAACACCCTGGCCGCCGCCTCCGGTTCCCACTGGCTGGGCACCGACCACCTCGGCCGTGACGTCCTCAGCCGGCTCCTCGACGGCTCACGGATCAGCGTGCTCGGCTCCCTCGAAGTGGCCGGAGTGGCCCTCGCCGTGGGCGCGGTCCCCGGCATCCTGTCCGTCTACCTCGGCCGGGTCTTCGAATGGTTCACCCTGCGCCTGACCGACACCCTCGTCGCCCTGCCGTTCCTGCTGTTCGCGGTCGCCGTCATCGCCCTGCTCGGCAACGGCATCACCCAGGCGATGCTCGTCACCGGCACGCTGGTCTCGCCGCTCTTCTACCGCGTCGCCCGCGCCGCCACCCTCACGGTCGCCCGGTCCCCGTACGTGGAGGCGGCACTGATCTCCGGTGCCTCCCTCGGCTGGATCGTCCGCCGGCACGTCTGGGCGAAGGTCCTGCCGCCGATCGCGGTCGCCCTCGCCCAGACCATCGGCGTCGGCTTCGTGATCGTCTCCAGCCTCACCTTCCTGGGCATCGGCGTGCAGCCCCCGGAACCCACCTGGGGCGGCCTGCTCGCCTCCGACCTCGGCTACCTCGACTACCGGCCGTGGGGGCCGCTCGCCCCCGCCGTCCTGATCATGGCCACGGTCTGGGCGTGCAACCTCCTCGCGGACGCCATCCGCGACGTGTCCGGGGAAGCCGGACGCGCCCTGCTGAACGGGCGCAGGGCCCGCGCCAACCGCCTCGGCACGCCCGACACCGCTCCCACCGGAGGTGCGCGATGA
- a CDS encoding ABC transporter ATP-binding protein: MTTLSQDAARPETRHADTGPATPPVLSVRDVRIHDRAGDREIVHGVSFDLTPGRTVGIVGESGSGKTLTCRAALGILPPHFEVSAGTVEIDGTDIATLTPRQWTGLRGSTISAVFQDPASYLNPSLRVGAQIAEVLRVKTGLTRREARPRALELLQAVHLRDPELVYGQYPFELSGGMLQRVLIAAAIAAGPRVLIADEATTALDVTVQAEILDLLADLRESTGLALVVVSHDLAVVAQLCDEVLVMRQGEVVEQGPTRTVLDSPRHPYTRLLIDEHESYGLDRFLAPKEEAA, from the coding sequence ATGACCACCCTGTCCCAGGACGCCGCACGACCCGAGACCCGGCACGCCGACACCGGCCCCGCCACCCCGCCGGTCCTCTCCGTCCGGGACGTCCGCATCCACGACCGGGCCGGCGACCGGGAGATCGTCCACGGCGTCTCGTTCGACCTCACCCCCGGCCGGACCGTCGGCATCGTGGGGGAGTCCGGCAGCGGCAAGACCCTCACCTGCCGGGCCGCCCTCGGCATCCTGCCGCCCCACTTCGAGGTCTCCGCAGGCACCGTCGAGATCGACGGCACCGACATCGCCACGCTGACCCCACGGCAGTGGACCGGGCTGCGCGGCTCCACCATCAGCGCCGTCTTCCAGGACCCGGCCTCCTACCTCAACCCGTCCCTGCGCGTCGGCGCGCAGATCGCCGAGGTCCTGCGGGTCAAGACCGGACTGACGCGGCGCGAGGCCCGCCCGCGCGCCCTCGAACTCCTCCAGGCCGTGCATCTGCGCGACCCCGAACTCGTCTACGGCCAGTACCCGTTCGAGCTCTCCGGCGGCATGCTCCAGCGTGTCCTGATCGCCGCCGCCATCGCCGCGGGACCGCGCGTCCTCATCGCCGACGAGGCGACCACCGCGCTCGACGTCACCGTGCAGGCCGAGATCCTCGACCTCCTCGCCGACCTGCGCGAGTCGACGGGCCTCGCCCTCGTCGTCGTCTCCCACGACCTGGCCGTCGTCGCCCAGCTCTGCGACGAGGTACTCGTGATGCGGCAGGGCGAGGTCGTCGAACAGGGCCCCACCCGCACCGTCCTCGACAGCCCCCGGCACCCCTACACCCGGCTCCTCATCGACGAGCACGAGAGCTACGGCCTCGACAGGTTCCTGGCACCGAAGGAGGAGGCGGCATGA
- a CDS encoding ABC transporter ATP-binding protein, which translates to MSADQPHAAPTATPVLSVTGLDVHYGKRRARRQALHGLTLTVAPGETLGVIGETGSGKSTFARTVLGLVRASAGSVVIDGEDVSGHSRRQWRALRRRGVVQYVFQDPLRSLDPDLTVEDSLTEPLLVRGVARPEAARRGRALLERVRLPEDLLGRLPGELSGGQRQRVAVARALITEPRLLLLDEPASALDSAHRVQILDILKELRADGVALVLISHDLGSVAGVADRIAVLYQGRAVEVGPAADVINTPQHLYTRLLVGSAPTLHTAAASRAEREALRALLHA; encoded by the coding sequence ATGAGCGCCGACCAGCCGCACGCGGCCCCCACCGCCACACCCGTCCTGTCCGTCACCGGCCTGGACGTCCACTACGGCAAGCGCCGCGCCCGCCGCCAGGCCCTGCACGGACTCACCCTGACCGTCGCACCCGGCGAGACCCTCGGCGTCATCGGCGAGACCGGCTCCGGGAAGTCCACGTTCGCCCGCACCGTCCTCGGACTCGTACGCGCCTCGGCCGGCTCCGTCGTCATCGACGGCGAGGACGTCAGCGGCCACAGCCGACGCCAGTGGCGGGCCCTGCGCCGCCGCGGAGTCGTCCAGTACGTCTTCCAGGACCCGCTGCGCAGCCTCGACCCCGACCTCACGGTCGAGGACTCCCTGACCGAACCGCTCCTCGTGCGGGGCGTCGCCCGCCCCGAGGCCGCCCGGCGGGGCCGCGCCCTGCTGGAACGCGTCCGGCTGCCCGAGGACCTGCTCGGCCGGCTGCCCGGCGAACTCTCCGGAGGCCAGCGCCAGCGGGTCGCCGTCGCCCGCGCCCTCATCACCGAGCCGCGCCTGCTCCTCCTCGACGAACCGGCCAGCGCCCTCGACTCCGCCCACCGCGTCCAGATCCTCGACATCCTCAAGGAACTGCGCGCCGACGGCGTCGCCCTCGTCCTCATCTCCCACGACCTCGGCTCCGTCGCCGGGGTCGCCGACCGGATCGCCGTGCTCTACCAGGGCCGTGCCGTCGAGGTCGGACCCGCCGCCGACGTCATCAACACGCCGCAGCACCTCTACACCCGGCTGCTCGTCGGCTCCGCGCCCACCCTGCACACAGCGGCGGCGAGCCGGGCCGAACGCGAAGCCCTGCGCGCCCTGCTGCACGCCTGA
- a CDS encoding LLM class flavin-dependent oxidoreductase — translation MSRKIHLALHPYGVGGPGQHGLWKDPRVAKNASIDIDYYIQQAQAAEHALFDALFIVDSQFINATYPAHYLNRLEPLTLLSAVATHTRHIGLVGTASSTYNSPFNLARRFASLDHISGGRAGWNVVTSFDTGTSKNFGLDEHLDYATRYGRALEFVQVARGLWDSYEDDAFPADVERNVFLDPSKLHALDHEGEHFKVAGPLNLSRSPQGQPVIFQAGVSEEGRDLAARVAEGIYAPGGSLEQAQDYYADIKRRTASYGRDPEHIKIFIHGGPVVAATDEDARRREREIFEEDNDFDRNLALLGRSFGAYDFSVHDLDAPFPDVAHLAAKGGRTNATQIIARAKEQNLTLRQVADSVNEFRRSPFVGSPQTVADTIEQWFEAGTFDGINLAFRTNDDLELFVDGVVPLLQKRDLFRTAYEADTLRGNLGLPVPANRHTR, via the coding sequence ATGTCCCGCAAGATCCACCTCGCCCTGCACCCCTACGGCGTCGGCGGCCCCGGCCAGCACGGCCTGTGGAAGGACCCGCGTGTCGCCAAGAACGCGAGCATCGACATCGACTACTACATCCAGCAGGCGCAGGCCGCCGAACACGCCCTGTTCGACGCCCTGTTCATCGTCGACAGCCAGTTCATCAACGCCACCTACCCCGCGCACTACCTCAACCGCCTGGAACCGCTGACCCTGCTGTCGGCGGTGGCCACCCACACCCGGCACATCGGCCTGGTCGGCACCGCGAGTTCGACGTACAACTCGCCGTTCAACCTGGCCCGCCGGTTCGCCTCGCTGGACCACATCAGCGGCGGCCGCGCCGGCTGGAACGTCGTCACCAGCTTCGACACCGGCACCTCGAAGAACTTCGGCCTCGACGAGCACCTGGACTACGCGACCCGCTACGGCCGCGCCCTGGAGTTCGTCCAGGTCGCGCGGGGCCTGTGGGACTCCTACGAGGACGACGCGTTCCCGGCCGACGTCGAACGGAACGTGTTCCTCGACCCGTCCAAGCTGCACGCGCTCGACCACGAGGGGGAGCACTTCAAGGTCGCCGGGCCCCTCAACCTCTCGCGCTCCCCGCAGGGCCAGCCGGTCATCTTCCAGGCCGGTGTGTCCGAGGAGGGCCGCGACCTGGCCGCGCGGGTCGCCGAGGGCATCTACGCGCCGGGCGGCTCCCTCGAGCAGGCCCAGGACTACTACGCCGACATCAAGCGGCGCACCGCCTCCTACGGCCGCGACCCCGAGCACATCAAGATCTTCATCCACGGCGGGCCGGTGGTCGCCGCCACCGACGAGGACGCCCGGCGCCGCGAGCGGGAGATCTTCGAGGAGGACAACGACTTCGACCGCAACCTCGCCCTGCTCGGCCGGTCCTTCGGTGCCTACGACTTCAGCGTCCACGACCTGGACGCGCCCTTCCCCGACGTGGCGCACCTCGCCGCGAAGGGCGGCCGGACCAACGCGACGCAGATCATCGCACGCGCCAAGGAACAGAACCTGACGCTGCGTCAGGTGGCGGACTCCGTCAACGAGTTCCGCCGCTCGCCGTTCGTCGGCTCGCCCCAGACGGTCGCCGACACCATCGAGCAGTGGTTCGAGGCCGGCACCTTCGACGGCATCAACCTCGCCTTCCGCACCAACGATGACCTGGAACTGTTCGTCGACGGCGTCGTCCCGCTCCTGCAGAAGCGCGACCTGTTCCGCACCGCGTACGAGGCCGACACCCTGCGCGGCAACCTCGGCCTGCCGGTCCCCGCCAACCGCCACACCCGGTGA
- a CDS encoding LLM class flavin-dependent oxidoreductase: protein MTGTTTPRFRLGFLTHVQSRGDDLARTYRNAQDLFVVADELGFDIGWVAQHHVPLAGGGLSSPWTFLAHAAARTTRIRLGTAITVLPLEDPVRLAEDVATVDTLSGGRVEVGVGSGASPTEYAAFGRDVARKRELTTESLCARPSPGRRCAPRASASSRPPRTSPTASGRASSAPKERPTPRPAAPTCC, encoded by the coding sequence ATGACCGGCACGACGACGCCACGCTTCAGACTCGGCTTCCTCACCCACGTCCAGAGCCGCGGCGACGACCTCGCCCGCACCTACCGCAACGCCCAGGACCTCTTCGTCGTCGCCGACGAACTCGGCTTCGACATCGGCTGGGTGGCCCAGCACCACGTGCCCCTCGCCGGCGGCGGCCTCTCGTCCCCGTGGACGTTCCTCGCCCACGCCGCCGCCCGGACCACCCGCATCCGGCTCGGCACCGCCATCACCGTCCTGCCCCTGGAGGACCCCGTCCGCCTCGCCGAGGACGTCGCCACCGTCGACACCCTCAGCGGCGGACGCGTCGAGGTCGGCGTCGGCAGCGGCGCCAGCCCCACGGAGTACGCCGCGTTCGGCCGCGACGTCGCCCGCAAACGCGAACTCACCACCGAGAGCCTGTGCGCACGGCCCTCGCCGGGGAGGAGGTGCGCACCCCGGGCTTCCGCGTCCAGCCGGCCCCCGCGGACTTCACCGACCGCCTCTGGCAGGGCGTCTTCAGCGCCGAAGGAGCGGCCCACGCCGCGGCCGGCGGCTCCCACCTGCTGCTGA
- a CDS encoding alpha/beta hydrolase yields the protein MPEYTDHVAPEGLRTRGTVIVVPGRGETRATYQRFARRLAADAYRVRVIDTPAIDAGDPTGTLDHFAAHLTEAIDGTAAEDGTVRPVVLVGSDTGAALVAAHTGRVDATPAPDAVVLAGLPARTATAVHSWDGELDVRTACPAHRRTLTDDTEVRRGALNDTVPEALLAAALDGDLTVPALILTGDADPLADRDELHRTAKSLDRARLSVVRGAHHDVLNDLQHRSVAAEVVTFLETLREDLVPLVTVETSAW from the coding sequence ATGCCCGAGTACACCGACCATGTCGCCCCCGAGGGCCTGCGCACCCGCGGCACCGTCATTGTCGTGCCGGGCCGCGGCGAGACCCGGGCCACCTACCAGCGCTTCGCCCGCCGCCTCGCCGCCGACGCCTACCGCGTCCGCGTCATCGACACCCCCGCCATCGACGCCGGCGACCCGACCGGCACCCTCGACCACTTCGCGGCCCACCTCACCGAGGCGATCGACGGCACCGCCGCCGAGGACGGCACCGTACGGCCCGTCGTGCTCGTCGGCAGCGACACGGGCGCGGCGCTCGTCGCCGCCCACACCGGACGGGTGGACGCCACGCCGGCCCCGGACGCGGTCGTCCTGGCCGGCCTGCCCGCGCGCACCGCCACCGCCGTGCACTCCTGGGACGGCGAACTCGACGTCCGCACCGCCTGCCCCGCCCACCGGCGCACCCTCACCGACGACACCGAGGTCCGCCGGGGCGCCCTCAACGACACCGTGCCCGAGGCCCTGCTCGCCGCCGCCCTCGACGGCGACCTCACCGTCCCCGCCCTGATCCTCACCGGCGACGCCGACCCGCTCGCCGACCGCGACGAACTGCACCGCACCGCCAAGTCCCTGGACCGCGCCCGCCTCTCGGTCGTGCGCGGAGCCCACCACGACGTCCTCAACGACCTCCAGCACCGCTCGGTCGCCGCCGAGGTCGTCACCTTCCTGGAGACGCTCCGGGAGGACCTGGTGCCCCTCGTCACCGTGGAGACCAGCGCCTGGTGA
- the ssuE gene encoding NADPH-dependent FMN reductase: protein MATILSVSGSPSATSRTARLLRHLDERLRGHGHEVVPLDVRTLPAEPLLTADFHHPAIVEATALFERADGVVIGTPVYKAAYSGLLKSLLDLLPQYALTGKTVLPLATGGSTAHVLAIDYALRPVLNSMGAAHIVPGWFTLDKDITVGEDGTVAVAPDTAKALAHATDQFAASLGARVAALAPAG from the coding sequence ATGGCCACCATCCTCTCCGTCTCCGGAAGCCCCTCCGCCACCTCCCGCACCGCGCGGCTGCTGCGGCACCTCGACGAACGGCTCCGCGGCCACGGCCACGAGGTCGTCCCCCTGGACGTCCGCACCCTGCCCGCTGAACCTCTCCTGACCGCCGACTTCCACCACCCGGCGATCGTCGAGGCCACCGCGCTGTTCGAGCGGGCGGACGGCGTCGTGATCGGCACGCCCGTCTACAAGGCGGCGTACTCGGGCCTGCTGAAGTCCCTGCTCGACCTGCTGCCCCAGTACGCGCTGACCGGGAAGACCGTGCTGCCGCTCGCCACGGGCGGCAGCACGGCGCATGTGCTGGCCATCGACTACGCGCTGCGCCCGGTGCTCAACTCGATGGGCGCGGCGCACATCGTCCCGGGCTGGTTCACGCTCGACAAGGACATCACCGTGGGGGAGGACGGCACGGTGGCCGTCGCCCCCGACACGGCGAAGGCCCTCGCCCACGCGACCGACCAGTTCGCCGCGTCCCTGGGCGCCCGGGTGGCGGCGCTGGCGCCCGCCGGATGA
- a CDS encoding CBS domain-containing protein produces the protein MTGTGTTYTVSDVMTQTVVAVGRDAPFKEIVRTMEQWKVSAMPVLEGEGRVIGVVSEADLLPKEEFRAEEWSLAESRRRLDDLAKAGATTAGDLMSTPAVTVHPDATLAQAARIMAVRRVKRLPVVDRLGMLQGIVSRADLLKVFLRPDDQIEDEVRRTVLSHLRPVAGHSLDVSVREGVVTLRGPVRDTAMVPIAVRLARAVEGVVDVEPRLTGGAVGAQEAAPPSA, from the coding sequence ATGACCGGGACCGGGACCACGTACACCGTGAGCGATGTGATGACGCAGACGGTCGTGGCCGTCGGGCGGGACGCGCCGTTCAAGGAGATCGTGCGGACCATGGAGCAGTGGAAGGTCAGCGCCATGCCGGTGCTGGAGGGGGAGGGCCGGGTCATCGGCGTCGTCTCCGAGGCCGACCTGCTGCCCAAGGAGGAGTTCCGGGCGGAGGAGTGGAGCCTCGCCGAGTCCCGCCGGCGCCTGGACGACCTCGCGAAGGCCGGCGCGACCACGGCCGGCGACCTCATGAGCACACCGGCCGTCACCGTCCACCCGGACGCCACGCTCGCCCAGGCCGCCCGGATCATGGCGGTCCGGCGCGTCAAACGACTGCCCGTGGTCGACCGCCTCGGCATGCTGCAGGGCATCGTAAGCCGGGCCGACCTGCTGAAGGTCTTCCTGCGGCCCGACGACCAGATCGAGGACGAGGTCCGCCGTACGGTGCTCTCCCATCTGCGCCCGGTCGCCGGCCACTCCCTCGACGTCAGCGTGCGCGAAGGGGTCGTCACACTGCGCGGGCCGGTCCGCGACACCGCCATGGTCCCCATCGCCGTACGCCTGGCGCGGGCCGTCGAGGGTGTCGTGGACGTCGAACCGCGGCTCACCGGTGGTGCCGTGGGCGCTCAGGAGGCCGCCCCGCCGTCTGCCTGA
- a CDS encoding CBS domain-containing protein, translating into MWHRTVSDLMTTSVVKVHRDTGFKDIAKLLAEYDVTAVPVVDDADQVLGLVSEADLLRKEAAQLDPAGLLPVLRPAPADRAKAEATTAEGLMSRPAVTARPQWTAVEAAQVMERHHVKRLPVVDETGRLLGLISRADLLRVFLRGDAAIREEITGQVLLRTLGIAPDAIAVRVVDGRVSLKGTVERASLVPLVVRLCRGVDGVVDVSAELRHRVDDTDAVPRPEESRRAGLAL; encoded by the coding sequence ATGTGGCACCGGACCGTGAGCGACCTGATGACCACGTCGGTCGTCAAGGTGCACCGGGACACCGGGTTCAAGGACATCGCCAAGCTGCTGGCCGAGTACGACGTCACCGCCGTACCGGTCGTGGACGACGCGGACCAGGTCCTCGGCCTGGTGTCCGAGGCCGACCTGCTGCGCAAGGAGGCCGCGCAACTGGACCCCGCGGGCCTGCTGCCCGTGCTGCGGCCCGCGCCCGCCGACCGCGCGAAGGCCGAGGCGACCACGGCGGAAGGGCTGATGAGCCGTCCGGCCGTGACCGCGCGGCCCCAGTGGACGGCCGTGGAGGCCGCCCAGGTCATGGAACGCCACCACGTCAAACGGCTGCCGGTCGTCGACGAGACCGGGCGGCTGCTCGGCCTGATCAGCAGGGCCGATCTGCTCCGGGTCTTCCTGCGGGGCGACGCCGCCATCCGTGAGGAGATCACCGGACAGGTGCTGCTGCGCACGCTGGGCATCGCGCCGGACGCGATCGCCGTGCGGGTCGTCGACGGGCGGGTGTCCCTGAAGGGCACCGTGGAACGCGCCTCGCTCGTGCCGCTCGTCGTCCGTCTGTGCCGGGGCGTGGACGGGGTGGTCGACGTCTCCGCCGAGCTGCGTCACCGGGTGGACGACACCGACGCCGTACCGCGGCCGGAGGAGTCGCGGCGGGCCGGCCTGGCGCTGTGA
- a CDS encoding NADPH-dependent F420 reductase, with protein MTRTRTLGLIGSGLIGTSLARLAVAAGMEVVLSNSRGPDSLAELVETVGGRARAATPEEAARAGDLVVVTIPLRAHRHLPVEALRGKTVLDTMNYYPERDGRMEELDSNALTTSGLVQRHLVGARLVKAFNNIGSHQLLTLARPAGAADRSALPLAGDDEAAKREAADLLDALGYDAVDEGTLAESWRSEPGTPVYTKPYLGEPPAGLGAEEYFPWYLSTPGQCVPAARVRELTAQAVRGRAGGVLPAGAAR; from the coding sequence ATGACCCGGACACGCACGCTCGGACTCATCGGCAGCGGACTGATCGGCACGTCCCTGGCCCGGCTCGCGGTCGCGGCCGGGATGGAGGTCGTCCTCAGCAACTCGCGGGGGCCCGACTCGCTCGCCGAGCTGGTGGAGACCGTGGGCGGACGGGCCCGGGCCGCCACTCCGGAGGAGGCCGCCCGCGCCGGCGACCTCGTCGTGGTCACCATCCCGCTCCGGGCCCACCGGCACCTGCCCGTCGAGGCGCTGCGCGGCAAGACCGTGCTGGACACGATGAACTACTACCCGGAGCGCGACGGCCGCATGGAGGAACTGGACTCCAACGCGCTCACCACGAGCGGCCTGGTCCAACGGCACCTCGTGGGCGCGCGTCTGGTGAAGGCGTTCAACAACATCGGTTCGCACCAGCTGCTCACGCTCGCCCGGCCCGCCGGAGCGGCCGACCGCAGCGCCCTGCCCCTCGCGGGCGACGACGAGGCCGCGAAGCGGGAGGCCGCGGACCTGCTCGACGCGCTCGGCTACGACGCCGTCGACGAGGGGACGCTCGCGGAGAGCTGGCGCAGCGAGCCCGGGACCCCGGTCTACACCAAGCCGTACCTCGGCGAGCCGCCCGCCGGGCTCGGCGCGGAGGAGTACTTCCCCTGGTACCTCAGCACCCCCGGCCAGTGCGTCCCGGCGGCGCGGGTCCGGGAGTTGACCGCGCAGGCCGTGCGCGGCCGGGCGGGAGGCGTGCTGCCGGCCGGCGCCGCGCGCTGA